AGAATAAATGTGGATTGACCGCCATAAGTCAAAGCCGAATTTGGCCCTTGCATTGGATCCCCTAGGGATTTCCAGGGGCCAAAAAGACTCTTAGCGACATGGAGCTCTGCACGATTTGGAGCCCAGCCGGTGCATCCGCTGGTGATCAGATAATACTGATCTTTATGCTTGAATAAAGCTGGGGCTTCCCGATGATTCCGGAAGAGTAAGGAATCTTTTGCTGTCACATGCAGGTAATCATCGGTTAATTGAACCAGGCGTAAGGCATAGTTTTCGTCCGATGAATAGATTTGGTAAGCCCTGCCATCGATGTCTACAAATAAACCCATATCACGTGACATATTGTTATTTGGCCGGAAGCTGTGGACAAACTGAAACGGCCCAAGCGGAGAGTCACTGGTAGCAACGGCGGCCCTGGCTGCTGCATAGCCTTGCCCTTTCAACTCAAGATGGAACCACATCACATATTTCTTCAGCTGCTCATGATAGATAACCTTTGGCCGTTCCATAATACAGCCCCAGGCAATATCGCTTGTAGAATCTGCGCTAGGTGTGAGAGCCAATCCTTCAAACTTCCAGTTATACAAATCATTGGATGAGTACACATTGACGCCCTGGGATGTCGTTCCGCCACGTTTCTCACCATACCAATAATATTTTCCATTTTGATGAAGTACGCCGCCGCCATGGGCATTGATCACATCACCGGATTGGTCTTTCCATATTTCCCCTGGCGTAAAGCTATTCATTTCAGCACGTTTTACTTTTTGATAGACCCGGATATAATCAATTTCATATTTAGCGGGAAGTAATTTATCAGCTATCGTGCCACCGTTTATTCCACCAAGGGCCAAATTTAACAGGAGATAATGTGGTTGGGTAAATGGAATGAATCCTGTACCGTCCCGATTGACCAGTTGATCCATTGGAACGTGAAGCATTTCCATATCGTCCACATAAAGCGTAATAGCGTCTTCATCCCAAATCATTCGCCAGGTATGGAACTGATCTGCCCAAGCCTTTCCGCCAAGATCTTTGACTGCTTTCGTCTTACCAAACCAATGTGCTTTCCAGCGTTGGTCAGTACCGGTTGCGATATTGGCCAATATATTGCCGCGGTAATATTCCATAATATCTATTTCACCATTGGATGGCCATTCTTTAGTGGTGCCTAACGTCCAGAATGCAGGCCAAAGGCCCTCGCCAACTGGGATACGTGCCCGGATTTCAAAAATCCCGTATTTCCAACTCTGCTTTCCCAAAGTATTTATCGAAGCCGAAGTATAGGTTATCTTTTTACGGCCGGCAATCCAATCAGGACTGCCCTGAATAAAACCCGGATGATTACGTTGTTCTTTTTTTGCTTCAATAACCAACAGGCCATTACGACAGGAAACGTTTTCCTTTTGATACCACTGCTCTTCCCGGTTACGTTTGAAACCTTCTTCATAACTCCATTTAGTCGTGTCGGGTGCACCATTATAATCAAACTCATCCGACCATACCAATGTATACTGTGGTGGGACGGGCTGTTGACTATATGCAGTAAAACAACTTGACAGCAAACTAAGACAGACAGATAAAAGTTTTTTCATGATTTAGTTTAAGTTTCTTTGAGCTAACAGCTCTTGATGATCAATAAACAAAAATATCCCCCTTTTTCTGCGTGATCAAGGGGGATATTGAGTCAAAAAGAGGGATATATTCGTATTTGTGTAATAATGAGATGACACATATCCATTTTCATATTTTCTACAGTCCGGTTGGGGCAGTTCCACTGATAAGTGACCATCCTGGATTTTGATAAATAACAGAATTTTCTGCTGTTCCATCATCCGAAGCCAACTGGAAATGTTCTATGGCAATGGGTGCGAGGTAATGTGCCATGGCAAATTTTACACCGGTATAAGACAGGGCATTGCTTCTGATCTCCAATGGTCTGAGGTATTCACTCCGTGCGGGATCCGAAACGACAGATTTATCATTGGTAGCACCATAAATCAGCTGTTCGGGTTTATACCAATCTTTCATCGGTCCCCAAAGTTTAAAACCTTCAAAATGGTCTGCTGTTGTAATCAGCTGATCCATTGCCCGCCAACGCTTGAGATCCATCCAACGCAGACCTTCCGCCATAAGTTCGCTTCTACGTTCGCGACGTATATTGTACAAGGTTGGTGATATAAACTGTCCTGCTGAATACGCGCCCCAGTCTTTCTTTTCTTTATCCATTTGCGTTGCCGCAATGGTCGCATTGAAATCAGGATCGACCTTAGCCCGCGTACGCAGTGCACGCCAGTAGGCCTGTGCCTTCGTATCTAAATTTTGATTCTTTTCATAACAGGCCTCCATGTAATTGAGGTAAGCCTCCGTGGCTCGGAAGGTAATGCTACCGGTAAATCCCTGACCGTTGAGCGTTTGTAAACCGTCGTATGAAATGCCTTTACGTATGGTATACCCCGTTGTATAACGTCTTTCCCAATCGGTATCGTAAACAGTCGGTGTGGGCTCAATAAGGGTATAGTGCGTACCTTGTCCAATATTGACCAATACATTCTTTTGGCCGGGCTCTTTTAAAAACAATTGTAAACGACCATCGCGATTCTTCCGAACATCTGCAATGTAATCATCGCCCGCATAACCGCTGCCGGAAGCGTAAATAGGCAGTCCATTGGACATCAGGAAGCTTTCAACAAGGCCGCGTGTCAAACCAACCGCATAATTGCCGCGCTGTGCATATACCGGTACATTGTGTGTCACCAGGCTTTGATTATATTGTCGCCACAAAAGTACTTCGCCATAGCTGGACATATCCACGGCACCAAACATACTGAAGTAAGGATTCTCATTGTTGGCAGATTCTATTATCCCGGTATTGCTCACCAGCGGCACATTATCAGCAACCGCTGCTGCAGATTCCATGGCCTGCGTTAAAAAGTAGTCGATCTCTCCAGCAATACTTCCCGTCGGAAATGCATAATTGCTATTGTATGATTTTGCTGCACCAGGCCACCCTGGTCCTTTAGGGACGAATGCGGTTCCGCTGAAGTATTTGAGCCAGGTACCTTCGTACAAAGCTACTCGGGACTTGAAAAGCTGGGCTACATTTTTTGAGATCCGCTGTTTTTTACCATCAGGAGAACTTTGGTTCAGCAAGGTAATAGCCGAATCCAAGTCAGAAAGAATAAAACGAGCGACTTCATTTCTTGGCGACCGCTTACTTGCTTCTACCAAAATATTCTTGTCCTTATCCGACATCACATTGCGAATAATAGGAAAATCACCCAAGGCCTGCAATTTCCCAAAGTAAACGTAGGCCCGTAAAAAATAGGCTTCACCGATATAATGTGAAATATTATTGGAATTTCCGAGAATACGATTTTCTTTCCATTTGGGAACCACCGTATTTATAAAATAATTCATCTGATAAATACTTGAAAAATCCCAGTCGCCGCCACTCGATCCTACGCGCCATTGGCCCGGAATAAACTTGTTATCGAGTGTAGGAATAGCCATATTATCTGTGTTTCCGTCTATGCCGAAAGTGCCAAATGACCAGTTGCCATGCGAAGGAAATAGTCCAGCATATTGATTTACGGTATAGGCAGCAAGTTGTGACTCCTCATCCAGATACGCTTCAGGTATAATGGACGAAGGGGGTGCAATATCCAAATATTTATTGCAGGAAGCTAGACCTACCAAAGCGACAAGGCCCAATTGCATCAATCTAAAAATAGTACTATTGAATTTCATAATGAATCGACTTAAAATGTAACACTTAAACCTGCAGACCAGACTTTAGTCAATGGGTAAACGGTTCCGTTGCTTCCGCCATCAATAGTTTCGGGATCAAACATTCCCGCTACACTTGAGCCGGTCCAGATATTTTCTCCGGAAACGTATACACGCAAACGCTCTACACCGAAACGTTTTGTTGTTTCTTTCGGCAAGGTATAGCCCAGCTGAATATTTTTTATGCGGATGTAGGCTGCGTTCTGCAAAAAGCGCGTCTGCGTCTGCTGGTTTTTAGCAGTACCAAAAACAGGACGTGCGTAATATGCTTCAAGATTTTCACCCAGGGGATTATCTGCAGTACGGAAATAATCAAGATGATCGACCAAGCCCGTTGACCACCATTTTGAAGTTGCTCCCCAAAAATAGTAGCCCCCTTGCCAATAATCGCGTTTCATGACACCTTGCATGAAAATACTAAAATCAAAATTTCTGTAGTCCGCATTCAGATTCAATCCAAAGGAGTAACGCGGTGTGCTGTTTCCAATCACACGACGATCACCCGGATCGGCCTCTGTATTGCTTCCACCATCTATTTTTCCGTCTCCATTAAGATCAGCATACATGATATCTCCTGCCCCCCATTGTGTTCCTAATGCATTTTGTCCACCATTGGGCAAGCTCGCCAGATGGCGTGATGAACCGTCATAACGCAAATTAGCTTCCAATAGGTATTTTTCTGCATAATTGTAATTCAATCGGCCGAAGAAACCCGCTGTTGCCCATTTTTGATATTCGCCAGATACAGAAGGCACTACTGCTTTTCCATTGATGTCTGTGCCGGAGGTCAGATTCAATACCGGTTGATCCGGGATAATGATTCCGTCGCGTTGCACACCGAGATTGCGATAGGCCGTGTGTTCAATCTGACCACCGACCATAACTTTAACATGATGGTCGCCCCAGCTCTTATCGTAATCAGAAAAGATATTAATGTTATAGTAGTTTTCCTTTAAACCAAATTCGTACACATTGGATGAGTTTTTATACAGATACGGATCACCATTCACGTCATGGTTGTAAAGACGCTGCGAGTCCCAATGACGAAATTGAGTTGTGGTTCTATAGTTAAAATTACCAGTTGTACGCCATCCTTTAATAGGTTCGAGGATGAGTTGTAACTGTTGGTAAATGTAATCCTTACTTGATTTATCCTGTCCGCCTTCTTTCATGGCAAGTGCAGGTGAGGGAGAACTGAACAAGTATCCATTTGGATCATACAGAGGCAGCGTTGGCCAGCCCTGTCTGCCTAAATCATCATAAAAACTATTGGTCAATGCAGCCGGACGGTCGTAGTCTTCACGCACCAATCGCGCGTTGTAATTTACCTGAAAGATGTCAGATACTTTAGAATTGATTTTAGCAGCAACAGCGTAACGGTCGTAATGATCCGTATTGAAGGCCATCAACCCTTGTTGTTTCATAATATTACCTGAAAGGTAATAAGTTGTTTTTTCGGTTCCACCATTGAGGCTTAGGTTGTGCTCCTGAGCAAAAGCCTGATCCCGATACATGACATCGAACCAATCGTTGTTGTCGTTACCATAGGCATATCCTTCAGCCCAGTACAATTTATTGTTTGGATCGACTATCGTCGAATTTTTCAGGCTTCCGTTTTGATAATCCAGGATGCGCTGCAAATGCTCCGCGGAGAAATGTGGTGAACCACCTGCGTTGACTTCGGCCTGATTAAAGTATTGCGCAAATGTATAAGAATCCATCATCTTCGGCATTAATGTTGGGGCATTCATACGAAAGCTATTATTATAATTTACCGATGTACGTCCAGCCTTTCCAGATTTTGTAGTAACTAAAATAACCCCAAAGGCAGCTCTAGAGCCGTAAATTGAAGCCGCTCCAGCATCTTTTAATACAGATACGCTTTCAATATCCTGTGGATTTAGTGCCGCCAAAGACCCTTCAGAACCATCGATTAAAATCAGTGGTGCCGAAGAAGAGGTTCCGATGGTGCCCGTCCCTCGGATATTAATGGATGGATTGGTTTCCATCGTTCCCGAGTTTTGGGAAATATTTAGTCCTGGTGCCAGTCCTTGCAGTGCCTGGATCGCATTTCTTACCGGCCTATTTTCTAGTTGCTTGGCATCCACCACCGCAACCGAACCGGTCAGGTTTGTTTTTTTCTGCGAACCGAAACCGACCACCACCACTTCATCCAAAACATCTCCTTCGGAAGCATCAAGTTGCACGTTAAGCTCGTAGTTCCCTTGGCTGATCTGTTTGAGCTGACTGAATTCAAAGCGCTGTTTCGCATAACCTAGAAAGGTAAATTCTAATGCCGTGACTGTGGCAGCACTGATCGTATATTTTCCCTGTGTATCTGTTTGTGCTTGCACTGTGGAACCGATATTTTTGACGGTCACTCCGGCCAGTGGCCTATTATTTTCGGTAACCTGGCCCCGTACAGTTATTGACTGCGCATAAGTCTGCTGTAAGCTTAAAAGTAAAAAGCAGATACAACAAAGCCAGCACGGTGTGAATACTATTTTTCTTTTCATAAGTAAAACTGTTTAGTAATTAAAATATTTTGATGAAGCGTAGTACGGCAATATGAGGTAGCATTATTGCGTTTCATTGGGAATTCAAGGATCAAACAATCCACTTTTGATTGGTAAATTCATCATAATTAAACTTGGTTATTTAGCTGTTTTTGAGTTTTAGCCAGCTTACTTTTCCTACACCTATTTTTTATATGATTTGGAGCGGGTATTCAGCTAATCAGGCAAACACTCTTGGTTATTTAATATTGCCAACACCATAAAATGTCGCATTGACACTTGCAATATTATCAAAAACGTTACAACGGAAGGGGGGTAAAATCTTCTTATTTTAAGGGGCAAATTCGTCAAATCAGGCTTTTTGCCCTCAAAAAAAAGCCGCATCTCCCGACGCGGCTAAACAACCTATATATTTATTTATAGTGAATGACTAAAATGAAAATTGAACTTCAAAATGCATAAAGAACATAAGATCAATTTTGTTAGCTCCGTGCCAAATACCATACCATAGGGTCCTCTAGTTCATTTATACCTTCTGAAGCGCATTATAGCCTAATTAGGATCTGCTTCAAAAAATGAAATGTAGGTATGCGAACAGTTATTATTCGAATTGTTCACATACGAACAGCACATTAGAAATGAAATAGAAGATTAGTACGCCCAGAGGCGCTCCCTGATGCGAAGCTGTACCGAACATGCCCCAAACGAAAGCCGAGCGATTCCGCATTACAAACTCATTCCCAAGGTAAACGCAACGCCTTTAGATTCCAGATCTACATTTCCGTAACCTATCCCTGTCAAAGGCATTTTAACAAAAGGTTTTACGCCAATATTAATTTTATCGTTAATTTTCTTCTCAATGGAGATCGAGAAATCGGCAACACCAAAGATATGCTGGTTCTCTCCATTCACTTCATAGACGGCACTTTTCTGAGATCCGCCATAGCTACCTCCACCTTCGTAGTCGAAGGTATATTTTTCCTTTAGCATAAAATAGCTCGAAAGTCCTGCACTGACATTGAACTTCACTTTTTTACCTTTCAAAACCGTATAACTCGCTGTGAGTGGTACATCAAGAACATCACATACAGCGCTCACATTGCTCGGCAATTGCGCCATTTCCGGTGGATTTGATGGCGCATAAAATTTATACGCTGACGTATAATTCTTTTTAGCGTAGGTAGCACCCACAGACACACGCAGTGCTTTTGTGAGAGGATAGGAATAGGCCAAACCGATATTTTCACTAAGGGAGGATTTACCTGCCCCCCGCACGCTTGTCAGATCTGGCCCAGCCAAGAAACTAACAACCGACCGTTCTCTTTCCTGCGCATTGGATCCCATACTTTCTTTAGGCTGATAAATGGCTGCCAGACGCTCCCCTGTCCCTTCAACCGGTTCTTCTCTTAAGTTGAAATGAGGCAATCTTTGATTGTTATATTCCATGCTTGGAATTGTGAATACAGTATTTAGTTTTCTTTCTTGCCCGATTATCGGATTTGAATCGGCTATCTTCCCCAAGCGGATATCTTGCAGTACGATGGTTTCATTTGAAATCTGGAACACATTATTCGCACGTTTGTTCGGCTGAAATGCAATCCAATCTTGATCCCGTTCGGTTTCGTCTGGCGAATACTCCTTAGGTTGAACAGTTTTGTTCTCCGGAACCTCCTTTTCAGGCGAAATACCGGCTGTATTTATTTCACCTGGTAAATTATTGGTTTTAAATAACGCGCTATTCCAAACAAAAAAGATCGTTAAAACTGCTGCAAGTGTAGCTGCCAAGCTCGTTAAGACGACGATCTTTCGTCTCTTTACACGCCTTTCATTGTCCAATCGCGATTCTATATCTTGCCAATGTGATTCATCAAAGTCAAAGTTAGCATCACTTAAGCCCGACTTAAATAGCTCATCAATCTTATTCTTATCCTTTTCCATCATCTTTTCTCCTCCGTTTTACCAAATTTTACCCCTTGAACTTCCACCATTTCCGCCAGTCTACCACGTGCTTTATGCAGATTAGATTTTGATGTTCCAATGGCAATTCCCAGCATGCCACTAATTTCTTCGTGTCCATAACCATCGATCGCATAGAGATTGAACACTGTCCTGTAGCCAGGTGGAAGCTGCTGTACCATCGCCAATAAATCTTCATAGTTTAACTTTTGACTGATGCTATCATCCTCAATAATGGTATGCGCTCATACATGGATACATCTACCAAGATGCCCTGTTTAATCTTTGCCCGATAAAAATCAATTGCAGTATTTGTCATGATTTTTTTGATCCATATGGAAAAAGGCTTCTGAAAATCATATTTG
The DNA window shown above is from Sphingobacterium thalpophilum and carries:
- a CDS encoding family 43 glycosylhydrolase, with translation MKKLLSVCLSLLSSCFTAYSQQPVPPQYTLVWSDEFDYNGAPDTTKWSYEEGFKRNREEQWYQKENVSCRNGLLVIEAKKEQRNHPGFIQGSPDWIAGRKKITYTSASINTLGKQSWKYGIFEIRARIPVGEGLWPAFWTLGTTKEWPSNGEIDIMEYYRGNILANIATGTDQRWKAHWFGKTKAVKDLGGKAWADQFHTWRMIWDEDAITLYVDDMEMLHVPMDQLVNRDGTGFIPFTQPHYLLLNLALGGINGGTIADKLLPAKYEIDYIRVYQKVKRAEMNSFTPGEIWKDQSGDVINAHGGGVLHQNGKYYWYGEKRGGTTSQGVNVYSSNDLYNWKFEGLALTPSADSTSDIAWGCIMERPKVIYHEQLKKYVMWFHLELKGQGYAAARAAVATSDSPLGPFQFVHSFRPNNNMSRDMGLFVDIDGRAYQIYSSDENYALRLVQLTDDYLHVTAKDSLLFRNHREAPALFKHKDQYYLITSGCTGWAPNRAELHVAKSLFGPWKSLGDPMQGPNSALTYGGQSTFILPVAGKTDAFIFMADRWNPKDLMDSRYIWLPVGLQNEKVQINWKDQWDLSVFH
- a CDS encoding RagB/SusD family nutrient uptake outer membrane protein, which produces MKFNSTIFRLMQLGLVALVGLASCNKYLDIAPPSSIIPEAYLDEESQLAAYTVNQYAGLFPSHGNWSFGTFGIDGNTDNMAIPTLDNKFIPGQWRVGSSGGDWDFSSIYQMNYFINTVVPKWKENRILGNSNNISHYIGEAYFLRAYVYFGKLQALGDFPIIRNVMSDKDKNILVEASKRSPRNEVARFILSDLDSAITLLNQSSPDGKKQRISKNVAQLFKSRVALYEGTWLKYFSGTAFVPKGPGWPGAAKSYNSNYAFPTGSIAGEIDYFLTQAMESAAAVADNVPLVSNTGIIESANNENPYFSMFGAVDMSSYGEVLLWRQYNQSLVTHNVPVYAQRGNYAVGLTRGLVESFLMSNGLPIYASGSGYAGDDYIADVRKNRDGRLQLFLKEPGQKNVLVNIGQGTHYTLIEPTPTVYDTDWERRYTTGYTIRKGISYDGLQTLNGQGFTGSITFRATEAYLNYMEACYEKNQNLDTKAQAYWRALRTRAKVDPDFNATIAATQMDKEKKDWGAYSAGQFISPTLYNIRRERRSELMAEGLRWMDLKRWRAMDQLITTADHFEGFKLWGPMKDWYKPEQLIYGATNDKSVVSDPARSEYLRPLEIRSNALSYTGVKFAMAHYLAPIAIEHFQLASDDGTAENSVIYQNPGWSLISGTAPTGL
- a CDS encoding SusC/RagA family TonB-linked outer membrane protein, whose translation is MKRKIVFTPCWLCCICFLLLSLQQTYAQSITVRGQVTENNRPLAGVTVKNIGSTVQAQTDTQGKYTISAATVTALEFTFLGYAKQRFEFSQLKQISQGNYELNVQLDASEGDVLDEVVVVGFGSQKKTNLTGSVAVVDAKQLENRPVRNAIQALQGLAPGLNISQNSGTMETNPSINIRGTGTIGTSSSAPLILIDGSEGSLAALNPQDIESVSVLKDAGAASIYGSRAAFGVILVTTKSGKAGRTSVNYNNSFRMNAPTLMPKMMDSYTFAQYFNQAEVNAGGSPHFSAEHLQRILDYQNGSLKNSTIVDPNNKLYWAEGYAYGNDNNDWFDVMYRDQAFAQEHNLSLNGGTEKTTYYLSGNIMKQQGLMAFNTDHYDRYAVAAKINSKVSDIFQVNYNARLVREDYDRPAALTNSFYDDLGRQGWPTLPLYDPNGYLFSSPSPALAMKEGGQDKSSKDYIYQQLQLILEPIKGWRTTGNFNYRTTTQFRHWDSQRLYNHDVNGDPYLYKNSSNVYEFGLKENYYNINIFSDYDKSWGDHHVKVMVGGQIEHTAYRNLGVQRDGIIIPDQPVLNLTSGTDINGKAVVPSVSGEYQKWATAGFFGRLNYNYAEKYLLEANLRYDGSSRHLASLPNGGQNALGTQWGAGDIMYADLNGDGKIDGGSNTEADPGDRRVIGNSTPRYSFGLNLNADYRNFDFSIFMQGVMKRDYWQGGYYFWGATSKWWSTGLVDHLDYFRTADNPLGENLEAYYARPVFGTAKNQQTQTRFLQNAAYIRIKNIQLGYTLPKETTKRFGVERLRVYVSGENIWTGSSVAGMFDPETIDGGSNGTVYPLTKVWSAGLSVTF
- a CDS encoding RNA polymerase sigma factor — translated: MAMVQQLPPGYRTVFNLYAIDGYGHEEISGMLGIAIGTSKSNLHKARGRLAEMVEVQGVKFGKTEEKR